In the Parasteatoda tepidariorum isolate YZ-2023 chromosome X2, CAS_Ptep_4.0, whole genome shotgun sequence genome, aattttaaatagattatttaaaatataatgtaatataagtttaatataacgtaatacattttgtttcaagCGAAGCGAGTTATTTGTTTTCAACCACTTTGTACAgagtgtagaaaaaataaacggagctccctaaataacttttgatctaataatcggatcttcaagtTTTTGGACTCAATCGTTAGGACAGTTGGAGGGGTCGTTAATCGTTAGGTCTCAATCgttagacaatattttaagttacaaaaacaaacataaaaacgtTCCTTTCCctcaataaacatatttttttcgatggattcagaatactgatccccaaaatatacaATCTGGAAAATGAGGTCCCAATAATTTGATCGGTAGAGCGGTCGACAGTTCGAACTCCTTTAAGTTACTTTCACGTTTTGCGCATTTCGCCTTATCTCGAGAAGTTATAGAGCATGCACACAAttctaaaattcgtttacccaaagaaaattccatgcaaaaaataacttttagaaaatatttattactttttttattttatttttataagagtcaaaaaacttctgaattataaggtataaattcttttacataattttaaagaatgcaattttaaatggcaaaatacaaaatttgagcaaaatcgctcgaatagctcctgagaaatcgaattttgaaaaagtcttatttttaaaattcgctttAATTATTCgtcgtaaatcaaaaattatatgaaaatctTATGAAGATAAACAACTGGTTGATGTATAACAAAAAATGGTAAGACAAATTAGATGGTAATgggatattaaaataaatgactaatatctttaaaaaaaattcttctaaagaTATTTGTAGTTTATCTACATAGTAGAATAAATTGATATCTttaaaggttttctttttttactgtattacttttttataccGAAACAACCATgtactgtatttattttcttattattaattttttttttttttattctacttcattatttttcagaaatatttgttgCTATTTCTGAAATAGCTGCCTTTAATAGTACTTTTAAAAGAGCAAAAGAGAATATTGTAAtggtattgatttattatattattacatattatcaaaatatgcatcatttttatctttctgCATTATAAAGAGCTTTATTACACGATAATAATAGTGCATAACTCAATTAcgctgaaaattaataaacaattttttgttaaaaaatactaaacgaCATATTAAgtgaaatgtgttaaaataatcTCAATTCTTGGTAATATATACTTCATTTTGCTTCTTAAAATCATCAATTGTTATCAGATACACTTATACAAGCTTGGTTGACAGGTGGTTGAAGGTAAAACATGCATTTCCGTTGATCATGGTGTGGTCTTTTCCTCAGGTATTGCGAACTAACtattgttaagaattttaaaaatgacagaCCTCAATATATATTATCAAGAATACTATTTATTCTGACAAGAAAACACCATACACCAAGAAATAGCACTTTGCATGTAGAAGTGGCAATACTTAATTGGCTTCggtatctttttcttttagagaagaaataataatttcattatgtgAAAAGTAAGTTGCATGGCAACAAGCTGTGCTAGCCTCAATCGAAAGTTCATAGGaacttgaaagaaatttaaaacatgatatATGAGATTTCTTTTGACACCGCATACTTCGAAAGAGACAATAACGTAGCATACTTGAAAAGAGACACCCAGAAGGTAAACCTGACAAGAGGACATAGAATAATTGGTTGTTTCCATGAGGAAGAAATTGCTGGAAATGTgtgaaagtaaaagaaatgcTTACATTCAAAATGCAATTGTAAAAAGTAGACAATCTAGCTAATAATTGATGAGGGGTttgaatttgcaaatattacaaGAGTTAAGAAGAATGAATATTATAGAtcgaaaatatttctcttacatggcattagaaattttaaaaagaaatataaaaacttacacTGATTATGTTCTTTGTAAGAgtacagaatttattttcataaaagttaataattttctacaCTATATAAAAGCCTTGCAtaaagtcgaaaaaattttcgGTTTATTGAAaggactaaaaaaatatttatattacaagtTTAATGCAAGAACCAATATattttgaaggatttttttaaaaaaaaattagataaatatgtaactttgtggaaaaaaaaatgtctaaaagaaataaatataaagaagtacaaaactttttttataaacgcaacaattatttttacatttaatatttagctGACTGctgtttaaaactttattaatttacgCTATTATTTGCTATAATATAATGTTACTctataagacatttttttaaattttgtaatatttagacattaaaaaaaaatgctcttaatttttctgaaatcttaaaaaaatttaagttttttttttaatcttaagtttttttaaagtcttatgataaagttcaatttaatttcaaattctgtaatactgcttttatttttatagatctTTTATTCACCTTAATTATATTAACTGGGATGTTTTAAGAAACATtggaatttctaaaatatttcataacactCCTTTTTGTTCCCTTTgtactatgtttattttattatcgattttatattagataaaaatataaatccaatAACTGCACAAGAAAAAATGtactttgataaaataaagtcttgtaactatttataaattagtaactaatttcatctaaatatactttattccgaatttttagtaatttacttttttaaattaaaaacacgtAGTGAcgcatattttacattttttttacaaatcaaaaaccgaaacacaaatttttatgtttagcaagaattctttatttcaagaatttgtagaaaatataaatttttgttcgaaaaaaaaaaagactgacaTAGTTGAAACAAAGTTTATTCTACAGTTCAAAGAATGTATAAattcaaaacatcaaaacttAATATACAATgataattacagtaaatttataaatccccTATACACTTATTCCAAATTACGTTTTGTTAAACTCCTGTTGAACTGCTTGAACatcatcattcatttttttcaaatttcattattttagttaacATACTTATGAAAatccaaatattataaaatagaaaaatatctaattatagACATCCCAGCTAGTCTGCAAGGAAGAGTAatacttttttgattaaataataatataataatagcaAATTTTGTCATAAGCActtgtattttcttaattattttcattatgtgtaataaagattattatataataatcataagattatatatatatattcttggactaacaatatataatatctttgttctttattaaattttgcaaataatagttatcgatagattttaatattgcaatatttaatattttaaatttagcactgcttatttttttgaatttggaaAGTTTCAAAAATCCTTATAAgacattaatgaataattaattgcaaataatacCGAAATAATAgtgagaatataaataaaatatatatacatcacttaaaactaaatgaaaaataattaataaaaaataaatggaacagataatactaatattaaaaaaagctgcAAGAATTTTCGaggaatataaattaatttaaaaactattttgttataagttcattatctaataatttttatgaaatcttatTAATGTGATGTTCCATCCAGCAATCTTGGTCAATACAAAGGGCAACATTGCACGTTAGACAAATAATTGCTGAACGTCTGCGTTTTGTTTCATCTTTTGGAATATGCATGTGCtccatttttaatctttttgtgcTGGGAGAAAAAGATGATTGAGCAAGAGTATTTCTGCGAGGTGTGGAGTATTGGGTTTTTATCTAAGAGTGATCGAATGACATTCATTCTATATTGTTGATGGGTTTTCCACCGAtaacttttctaaataatatatatgaatttaaaacacttaaatctaggtgaaaaaataatttttttgtccatttgACAGTCTTGCGACCGAAGGAATATGAATTAGCCATTCGATCACTCAAATCGACATAACCCATATGCTCCGTATAATCCGCAacaatttttggttttttagTATCATCATGCTCCAGTGCTGCATGAGGCTCATGAATATTACTCAAGAGATAAACATCTCGCTTGTCATGATAACATAGGGCTACCATGCCTTCCTCACAATAAAGAATTTGACTGTCTccagattttgattttttattttgagcaaattTAGGAAAAACTTTCCTAATTGCCCTGACAGTCCCACAACAATTTACTTTATAGTTCTTCAgcatatctgaaaataaatttggagaagaaaaaaagttatccaTATAAAGTTTGTGACCTTTTCCTTTAACAGAATTTGCTAAATTGTTCACAACATTATAAGATGCAGGTAAGGATGGAGGTAAAGATGCAGGTAAGGATGTCTTTGCCCAAATAAACATGCATATCATAAGTAAAACCTTCTTTATCAgcaattttgtacatttttatacCCCCATTGCTTTCGCCTTTTTTGGCATATATTGCTTGAATATTACTCTGcctttaaatttacaataacttCATCTATTGACAATTCTTCAGTTGgagagtaatattttttgaaggaatCGTTTATTAGGTTAAACACATCACGCAATTTCCATAGCCTGTCAtagttttcatcattttttggTTTAGTAGAATTATCAGCGAAATGAAGAGCACCCAATATTTGTAGAAATCTGTCCCTAGGCATTGATTTCCCAAATATTGGTGTAGCAATTAGCTCGTCGGTAGACCAATAGTCTTTTAAACAGTCTTTTTCAATATGGCCCATCaacaaaattaaagcaaaaaatatcttcagcTCGTCTGCATTCGTTTCATACCATTCAGATGAATACCACCCTTTATCCTTTTCTGAGTGAAAGTTTAATTGGTTATTGTAATAACGGTTagtctcttttgaaattaattgaagtaactctttagaaataaataaatcaaaaaaatcaacttCATTCTGTAAAGGCATAATTGAGGGAGCAACACCTGATTGTctggtaaaatttttcttttgccaatggtcaaaattttgaatttcactcCACGTGAAAGTTTGTTGTATTTCAGCGGTTTtgattacattaatttcttaaacttctccaaaaattgtttttacagttACGTCATCCTCCTTATCAGAGCAATCAGAATCACTATctgcataattttctttatctaattCCTCTAAGAGTTTGCAGATCTCTTCATCATTCAAACCTCGCTTACAAGGAGTCATCGGAATTGCTAAAATAACTTACTAACAGAGAGGAGAAAACAGAAAAGACAGCTAAGGAATATTTGGCTACACTATTTTCACACCGATGTTCAATATATGCCAACCTCCAATGCGAATTTTCGCGAAACCCTCCTACAATCCTCCCCTCGAAGCCTTAACAATAGAGGGGGAACTACTTAAACCACTTATCATCAAGAGGTGAAGAGTAAGTTTGACAGTGAAAGGAgaaacagggtgcatagccaaatctttgaatcaaaaataagcactttttaaaaacttttcaagcactatacaaacattttcaagcactcaaaaaaattcataaattcatattcaatcaatgatattaatgaaaaacaaaaacttcttataaagagttttagcgttaaaaaaaaaacccaaaaagaaacggacgtaaatcaaaacaatcagtactttcccacatctttgagtgaattcaacttgaccctgaact is a window encoding:
- the LOC122269361 gene encoding piggyBac transposable element-derived protein 4-like, which codes for MPLQNEVDFFDLFISKELLQLISKETNRYYNNQLNFHSEKDKGWYSSEWYETNADELKIFFALILLMGHIEKDCLKDYWSTDELIATPIFGKSMPRDRFLQILGALHFADNSTKPKNDENYDRLWKLRDVFNLINDSFKKYYSPTEELSIDEVIVNLKAE